From the genome of Verrucomicrobiia bacterium, one region includes:
- a CDS encoding PD40 domain-containing protein: MAPLIGGGLVPVTLGLQPRAGLTAPDGVSGSPIFARDGRYVFFVSDARNLVTNALENWGLNLYRWDRESRTTELVSTGMGSYPLGTTVAYSVSADGERAVFSGQATIFMAPPEGNIFLRDIAAGTTTLISRRHWEAGPVPADGPSWNASLSADGLNVVFNSLATDLVAWSGSGNQSLVISYAIETGDSRALAADPSSDSPVEHQVSRDAEVVVFRNPASQYFPGGNGWTSLMVWRRRDATYTRVGLSEPPSEEMSAVWHPLDFSLSADGRRLAFHLDFRGGPNRRGIWIYDVETATAERILPEQPLRQFDQIAWSDDGRRLVVLERRPGIEFQSEVHIWTELSGVRPLSGWIEPPASPPPDPTSISRCEPSPDGRFLVFRTAEAIPVAGAPGDGRQACYLRELATGSTRRLAVEPMGVEPAFSADGRWLAFQSSERRDSLDDNGTSDVFILELPDGTPERVSVGLESGSFATGDGNSWVDGGLSDDGRWIAFSSRASNLVPNDANGRQDVFVHDRLLQTNLLVSVNREGWSAATGARWGRLSGDGRSVLFLSDSPDIVQGVTNRSPNVFLRDLPTGTTRLVSVDPVSAAAMGLKPLNAWVAADGRRVMMEFDAEFPGLPKLLVWDRGISATRDVLQGLTNTFGFPRVHHPGSARFDRNATVVAFSSGFEQEGIVEIRDLASGSLTRVPVQTDSRVVDLSPDGRWLLTRFGPTEKYDPAREVWESTPITYALFDRILGRAMPLEIPSVLATSIPRFAGDSHHLLLVGRELHGGNTAAERQMFLYSLDRGTVVRAGSELGDGAPAFDFSKAQLTPDMRWMIFTSMAAGSDGLDLNETSDVFVHDRYSGVTRLVSAAADGRAGDGPSVGGRLSADGRFFALATFAGNLLPGDDSRYSDVAWSAVELVAPVDSDQDGLPDVWEQDYFGSLAEDADGDPDGDGHGNLEEYLSRTIPSDSKSRLVVAGTRVIAGLLEISWEGRAGVSYQVERTESLGAGTFWTRLGEPIPGYEGLVHQEITRTAASAYYRITATP, from the coding sequence GTGGCGCCGCTGATTGGTGGCGGGCTGGTACCCGTGACGCTGGGTCTTCAGCCGCGGGCCGGCCTGACGGCGCCCGACGGCGTGTCGGGGAGCCCGATCTTCGCCCGGGATGGGCGCTATGTGTTCTTCGTCAGCGATGCCCGGAATCTGGTGACCAACGCGCTTGAAAACTGGGGTTTGAACCTCTACCGGTGGGACCGGGAATCAAGGACAACGGAACTGGTAAGCACAGGAATGGGGTCGTATCCCCTGGGGACCACGGTGGCCTATTCCGTATCGGCGGATGGAGAGCGGGCGGTCTTTTCCGGCCAGGCAACGATCTTCATGGCGCCACCGGAGGGCAATATTTTCCTCCGGGACATCGCGGCTGGAACCACCACCCTCATTTCCAGGCGACATTGGGAGGCGGGACCTGTTCCTGCGGATGGCCCCTCATGGAACGCTTCGTTGTCGGCGGATGGCCTGAATGTCGTTTTCAACTCCCTGGCCACGGACCTGGTGGCCTGGAGCGGAAGCGGGAACCAATCCTTGGTGATCAGTTACGCCATCGAGACCGGTGATTCCCGGGCGCTTGCTGCGGACCCGTCGAGCGATTCTCCCGTGGAGCATCAGGTCAGCCGGGATGCGGAGGTCGTCGTCTTTCGGAACCCCGCGTCCCAATATTTCCCCGGAGGCAATGGGTGGACCTCCCTGATGGTCTGGCGTCGCCGCGATGCGACCTATACCCGGGTGGGATTGTCCGAGCCTCCCTCGGAAGAAATGAGCGCTGTGTGGCATCCGCTGGATTTCTCTCTGAGCGCGGATGGGCGCCGTCTGGCCTTCCACCTGGATTTCCGAGGAGGCCCCAACCGGCGCGGCATCTGGATTTACGACGTCGAAACGGCGACCGCAGAACGCATCTTGCCTGAACAGCCGTTGAGGCAATTTGACCAGATCGCATGGAGTGACGACGGGAGACGCCTCGTGGTCCTGGAGAGACGACCCGGAATCGAGTTCCAAAGCGAGGTCCACATCTGGACCGAGTTGTCAGGCGTCCGCCCCTTGTCCGGATGGATTGAGCCCCCGGCGTCGCCGCCTCCGGATCCGACATCCATCTCGCGCTGCGAACCCAGCCCTGACGGGCGCTTTCTGGTGTTCCGCACGGCAGAAGCGATCCCGGTGGCCGGGGCTCCCGGAGATGGGAGGCAAGCGTGCTACCTGAGGGAACTGGCAACGGGGAGCACACGGCGCCTGGCCGTGGAGCCAATGGGCGTTGAGCCCGCGTTTTCTGCGGATGGGCGGTGGCTCGCCTTCCAGTCCTCTGAACGTCGTGATTCCCTCGACGACAATGGGACCTCGGATGTGTTCATCCTGGAGCTTCCTGACGGGACTCCGGAACGGGTATCGGTGGGACTGGAATCGGGGTCGTTTGCGACCGGGGACGGGAACAGTTGGGTGGATGGGGGCCTCAGCGACGATGGACGGTGGATCGCGTTCAGCAGCCGGGCGAGCAACCTGGTGCCCAACGACGCCAATGGCCGGCAGGACGTGTTTGTCCATGACCGGCTCCTGCAAACCAACCTGCTGGTGAGCGTCAATCGGGAGGGATGGAGTGCGGCGACGGGCGCCCGCTGGGGGCGCCTCTCGGGGGATGGCCGGTCGGTCCTGTTCCTGAGCGATTCTCCCGATATTGTCCAGGGGGTCACCAACCGGTCTCCCAACGTTTTCCTCCGGGACCTTCCGACGGGAACGACCCGGCTGGTGTCGGTGGATCCGGTCAGCGCCGCCGCCATGGGATTGAAGCCGTTGAATGCGTGGGTTGCCGCGGACGGCCGCCGGGTCATGATGGAGTTCGACGCCGAGTTCCCGGGCCTTCCAAAGCTGTTGGTGTGGGATCGCGGGATTTCGGCGACCCGCGACGTGCTTCAGGGTCTTACCAACACCTTCGGCTTTCCGCGTGTTCATCATCCGGGATCCGCCCGCTTTGATCGCAATGCCACCGTCGTGGCGTTCAGCAGCGGCTTCGAGCAGGAGGGCATTGTGGAAATCAGGGACCTGGCTTCCGGATCCCTGACCCGGGTTCCGGTCCAAACCGACAGTCGCGTGGTGGACCTGTCGCCCGATGGACGTTGGCTCCTGACACGCTTCGGCCCCACCGAGAAGTATGATCCAGCCCGGGAGGTCTGGGAGAGCACGCCCATCACCTACGCGCTGTTCGACCGCATCCTTGGCCGTGCAATGCCGCTGGAAATCCCTTCGGTCCTGGCGACGTCCATCCCCCGGTTTGCCGGGGACAGCCATCATCTGCTCCTGGTAGGGCGGGAATTGCATGGGGGGAACACCGCCGCCGAACGCCAGATGTTTCTTTACTCCCTCGACCGGGGGACTGTCGTCCGTGCGGGCTCAGAACTTGGAGACGGCGCTCCGGCGTTCGATTTTTCCAAAGCACAACTGACCCCGGACATGCGCTGGATGATCTTCACGTCCATGGCAGCCGGCTCCGATGGACTGGATCTTAATGAGACCTCGGATGTGTTTGTCCATGACCGGTACTCGGGCGTGACCCGGCTGGTGTCGGCGGCGGCCGACGGACGGGCGGGCGACGGCCCCAGCGTTGGGGGGCGCCTCAGTGCCGACGGCCGCTTCTTCGCGCTCGCAACGTTTGCCGGAAATCTGCTTCCAGGCGATGACTCCAGGTATTCCGACGTGGCATGGAGCGCGGTCGAGCTCGTTGCCCCCGTGGATTCCGACCAGGATGGATTGCCCGACGTCTGGGAGCAGGACTACTTCGGTTCCCTGGCCGAGGATGCGGACGGTGACCCGGACGGCGACGGACATGGCAACCTTGAGGAATATCTTTCGCGGACCATTCCCTCCGACAGCAAATCAAGACTGGTCGTGGCCGGAACGCGGGTCATCGCCGGCCTGCTGGAGATTTCCTGGGAGGGACGCGCCGGAGTTTCCTACCAGGTCGAGCGCACCGAGTCCCTGGGTGCGGGGACCTTCTGGACACGGCTGGGGGAGCCGATTCCCGGTTACGAGGGTCTGGTGCACCAGGAAATCACCAGGACGGCGGCGTCCGCCTACTACCGGATCACGGCCACGCCCTGA
- a CDS encoding ion transporter, translated as MRRWKDSGRREILADVNSGSRFEPQPAAEPPGTGPAFGPVRERLWRIIFLSDTSAGRNFDVALLVVIFLSVLVVVLDSVEALRLAHPGFFWITEWAFTFAFTVEYLLRLWVVRRPWRYARSFFGIVDLVAFLPSYLELFVPDTHYLMVLRVVRLLRMFRILKMAHYLGEAGVLTNAILASRAKISIFLISVMMLVCVEGTVMYLLEHNANPGFSNIPQAIYWAIVTITTVGYGDVSPITVPGKMMASIVMLTGFAILAVPTGVVTAELGREMARARRRRLTCRECGWDDHDIRARHCQQCGTLIG; from the coding sequence ATGCGGAGGTGGAAGGATTCCGGCCGTCGTGAGATTCTTGCGGACGTGAATTCCGGATCCCGCTTCGAACCCCAACCTGCGGCCGAGCCTCCGGGGACCGGGCCGGCGTTCGGCCCTGTACGGGAGCGGCTCTGGCGGATCATCTTCCTTTCCGACACCAGCGCCGGACGAAACTTCGACGTGGCACTGCTGGTGGTGATCTTCCTCAGCGTCCTGGTGGTGGTGCTGGACAGCGTCGAGGCACTGCGTCTGGCCCATCCGGGCTTTTTCTGGATCACGGAGTGGGCCTTCACCTTCGCCTTCACAGTCGAATACCTCCTGCGGCTTTGGGTGGTCCGCAGACCGTGGCGGTACGCGCGCAGCTTTTTCGGGATCGTGGATCTCGTGGCGTTTCTGCCGTCGTACCTCGAACTGTTCGTCCCCGACACCCACTATTTGATGGTGCTCCGTGTCGTGCGCCTGCTGCGGATGTTCCGGATCCTCAAAATGGCGCATTACCTCGGAGAGGCTGGCGTGCTGACCAATGCGATCCTGGCGAGCCGGGCAAAAATTTCGATCTTCCTGATCAGCGTGATGATGCTGGTCTGCGTGGAGGGCACCGTAATGTACCTTCTCGAGCACAATGCGAACCCCGGCTTCAGCAACATCCCCCAGGCGATCTACTGGGCCATCGTCACCATCACCACGGTGGGCTACGGGGATGTATCCCCGATCACCGTCCCGGGCAAAATGATGGCCTCGATCGTCATGCTCACCGGATTCGCCATCCTGGCCGTTCCCACCGGAGTGGTGACCGCGGAGCTTGGGCGGGAGATGGCCCGCGCGCGGCGCCGTCGTCTGACCTGCAGGGAGTGTGGTTGGGACGACCACGACATCCGGGCGCGCCACTGCCAGCAGTGCGGGACCCTGATCGGTTGA
- a CDS encoding ThuA domain-containing protein, whose product MILRAPLFILAAVAIWLPPASPAVAAAPFTLHTRSQVRDTADTDQWREVRQTAAWVPARTAVVVCDMWDRHHCPDATERVGEMAPRMNEVLCTARDLGILIIHCPSDTMAFYEDHPGRQIARAAPKVEPVVPLQGWCSIQPEREPPLPIDDSDGGCDGCPECPGYGAWTRQHPALEIHEGDAITDSHEAYHLMRQRGITNVIVMGVHINMCVLGRPFGIRQLVAQGLNVVLMRDLTDSMYHHRMPPHVSHFRGTELVVEHVERYWCPTITSSGFLGGEPFRFRGDVPRRIVMVVGENEYRTWETLPEFARTELEWRGLQVSWVLASSREGDGDFQDVERIEDADLLVVSVRRRPMPRRMRELLQAHLGAGKPLVGLRTSSHAFAPEGSPAAADAVRWPAFDVEVLGARYTGHHGNKPPEAPNTLVAAMAGHLQHPVLTGVPQGPFPVTSHLYQYTGIAPTVTVLLQGRIEGRAVTEPVAWVNAADDRRVFYTSLGNPDDFELPAFRRLLLNGILWCLHEPVPPASAVVGFRSSAAPPNPEVSPTPPGSPARPAAPPPPPPPTDLPQEAAGPALDPADSLRQFQIADGFQWDQILAEPEIAQPVFLNFDERGRLWVVEYRQYPHPAGLTMVSRDSVWRAVYDQVPPPPPRHFRGADRISIHEDTNGDGRFDHHRVFVDGLNIVTSVERGRGGVWVLNPPYLLFYPDADGDDVPDGDPEVRLAGFGLEDTHSVANSLRWGPDGWLYGAQGSTVTAHIQVMGADGKPRNETPIFSQGQNIWRYHPERRVYEVFAEGGGNAFGCELDDQGRVFSGHNGGDTRGFHYQQGAYLQKGFEKHGPLSNPHAFGYFPAMPHGSVPRFTHNFVIYGHGALEPEHTGRLFGVEPLQGRIVEASLEPDGSSFRTRDLSHPVTSTDRWFRPVDIKAGPDGALYVCDWYDQQVNHYRNHEGHLDASNGRIYRLGLRGRPSVLPADLSRLGSEALVGKLSDPNRWVRQTALRLLGDRGDASVIPQLRDALTRARGQLALEVLWALSLCGGLTEADALRALEHPEPQVRLWTVRLLGDERRVSPPVGVRLVAMAAGEPDLEGRNQLAATARRLPAPVALGMIRGLSAHAADSRDNRQPLLVWWAMEAQCGDRPEDVIRLFEDASFWDLPLVSEHLVERVGRRFASSGTQQDLLHCARVLDQAPSKAHARQFMRGIEAGFRGRLLSGLPEELATSMDRQGVASTALSVRRHDPRAIRRALAVVADETAPRNERLEFLGVMSEVRVPGAVPALLQAWRGTYRDDEFRRAVLGALQPYDDPAIPDAILELYTALGRDSLPTAQTLLASRPEWSLRLARAILRESSGWRGPTIQAGTIPPAIIHRMKQYQDADLQGLLATLWPNTAQPTTTAMEEEIRTRAARIRSGTGDPHDGRTQYRKLCGSCHRLFGEGGDVGPDLTTHDRTDLDSLLLAIVNPGAEIREGFENYTVETRDGRVLSGFLAEQNDRIVVVRELDNRNMVLSREEIASLQPAVQSLMPEGLLNDLDDQQVRDLFAYLRSTQPLVGESPRRASGR is encoded by the coding sequence ATGATCTTGCGGGCGCCCCTCTTCATCCTGGCCGCGGTGGCCATCTGGCTCCCGCCGGCCTCCCCAGCCGTGGCGGCGGCCCCGTTCACCCTCCATACCCGGTCGCAGGTCCGCGACACCGCCGACACCGACCAGTGGCGTGAAGTCCGGCAGACAGCGGCATGGGTTCCCGCTCGGACGGCCGTGGTCGTCTGCGACATGTGGGACCGGCATCACTGCCCAGATGCCACCGAACGGGTTGGCGAGATGGCCCCGCGGATGAATGAGGTCCTCTGCACCGCCCGGGACCTCGGCATCCTCATCATCCACTGCCCCAGCGACACGATGGCCTTTTACGAGGACCATCCCGGTCGCCAAATCGCCCGAGCGGCACCCAAAGTCGAGCCGGTGGTGCCCCTGCAGGGATGGTGCTCGATCCAGCCGGAACGCGAGCCGCCACTCCCCATTGATGACTCGGACGGCGGATGCGATGGCTGCCCGGAGTGTCCCGGATACGGGGCGTGGACACGCCAGCATCCGGCGCTGGAAATCCACGAGGGCGACGCGATCACCGATTCGCATGAAGCCTACCACCTGATGCGCCAGCGCGGCATCACCAACGTCATCGTGATGGGCGTCCACATCAACATGTGCGTGCTGGGTCGCCCCTTTGGAATCCGCCAGCTCGTTGCCCAGGGGCTGAACGTGGTCCTGATGCGGGATCTCACCGACTCAATGTACCATCACAGGATGCCGCCCCATGTCTCCCATTTCCGCGGCACGGAGCTCGTGGTCGAACATGTCGAGCGATACTGGTGCCCCACCATCACCAGCTCCGGGTTTCTCGGCGGAGAGCCGTTCCGATTTCGCGGAGATGTCCCGCGCCGGATCGTGATGGTCGTCGGGGAAAACGAGTACCGGACCTGGGAAACCCTGCCGGAGTTTGCGCGGACGGAGTTGGAATGGCGCGGTCTGCAGGTCTCTTGGGTCCTCGCCTCATCCCGGGAGGGAGACGGGGATTTCCAGGACGTGGAGCGAATCGAGGATGCCGATCTCCTGGTGGTCAGCGTGCGACGGCGTCCGATGCCCCGTCGGATGCGGGAGCTTCTCCAAGCGCATCTGGGCGCCGGAAAACCATTGGTGGGCCTGCGGACCTCGAGTCATGCCTTTGCCCCCGAAGGTTCGCCGGCAGCCGCCGATGCGGTCCGCTGGCCGGCGTTTGATGTCGAAGTCCTGGGTGCCCGGTACACCGGTCATCATGGAAACAAGCCCCCGGAGGCGCCGAACACGCTGGTGGCCGCGATGGCCGGTCATCTCCAGCACCCGGTGCTCACCGGAGTGCCCCAAGGCCCCTTCCCGGTGACCTCGCATCTCTACCAGTACACCGGGATCGCCCCGACCGTCACCGTGTTGCTCCAGGGGCGGATTGAGGGACGCGCGGTCACCGAGCCGGTGGCCTGGGTGAACGCGGCGGACGACCGGCGCGTGTTTTACACGTCCTTGGGGAATCCGGATGATTTTGAGCTGCCCGCGTTCCGCCGGCTCCTGCTAAACGGCATCCTGTGGTGCCTCCACGAGCCCGTGCCCCCCGCAAGCGCGGTCGTGGGTTTCCGGTCGTCTGCGGCGCCGCCAAATCCGGAAGTATCGCCGACGCCGCCCGGATCACCTGCCCGCCCGGCGGCACCACCGCCGCCCCCACCCCCCACAGATCTCCCGCAGGAAGCGGCCGGACCCGCCCTCGATCCGGCAGATTCCCTCCGGCAATTCCAGATCGCCGACGGGTTTCAGTGGGACCAGATTCTCGCCGAGCCGGAGATTGCCCAGCCGGTGTTTCTGAACTTCGACGAACGCGGCCGCCTGTGGGTCGTCGAATACCGCCAATATCCCCACCCCGCCGGCCTCACCATGGTCAGCCGCGACAGCGTATGGCGGGCGGTTTACGACCAGGTTCCGCCACCCCCGCCCCGCCATTTTCGAGGAGCGGACCGGATCAGCATCCATGAGGACACCAATGGGGACGGTCGTTTTGACCATCATCGCGTGTTCGTGGACGGGCTCAACATCGTCACCTCAGTCGAACGCGGCCGTGGAGGGGTGTGGGTCCTCAATCCGCCGTACCTGCTCTTCTATCCGGATGCCGACGGCGACGACGTGCCGGATGGGGACCCGGAGGTTCGCTTGGCGGGTTTCGGCCTGGAGGACACCCACAGCGTGGCCAATTCGCTGAGGTGGGGTCCGGACGGCTGGCTGTACGGGGCGCAGGGCAGCACGGTCACCGCACACATCCAGGTGATGGGGGCCGACGGCAAACCCCGGAACGAGACCCCGATCTTTTCGCAGGGACAAAACATCTGGCGGTATCATCCGGAGCGCCGGGTGTATGAGGTCTTCGCCGAAGGGGGTGGCAATGCGTTCGGATGCGAACTGGACGACCAGGGGCGGGTCTTTTCCGGCCACAATGGTGGAGACACCCGTGGCTTCCACTATCAGCAGGGAGCCTACCTCCAGAAGGGATTTGAGAAGCACGGTCCCCTCTCCAACCCCCACGCCTTCGGCTACTTCCCCGCGATGCCGCACGGCAGCGTGCCCCGCTTCACCCACAACTTTGTCATCTACGGGCATGGCGCCTTGGAACCGGAGCACACCGGACGTCTCTTTGGCGTCGAGCCGCTCCAGGGACGGATCGTCGAGGCATCGCTCGAGCCGGACGGATCCTCCTTCCGCACACGCGACCTGTCGCATCCCGTGACCAGCACCGACCGCTGGTTTCGTCCGGTGGACATCAAGGCGGGCCCGGACGGCGCTCTCTATGTCTGCGACTGGTACGACCAGCAGGTGAATCACTACCGCAACCACGAAGGTCACCTGGATGCCTCCAACGGGCGCATCTACCGGCTGGGCTTGCGGGGTCGTCCGTCGGTGCTCCCGGCCGATCTGTCACGCCTCGGATCTGAGGCGCTGGTCGGGAAGCTCTCCGATCCAAACCGCTGGGTGCGTCAGACGGCCCTGCGCCTGCTCGGTGACCGAGGCGATGCGTCCGTGATTCCCCAATTGCGTGACGCCCTGACCCGAGCCCGTGGACAGCTCGCCCTTGAAGTTCTCTGGGCGCTTTCCCTCTGCGGCGGGCTGACGGAGGCGGACGCACTCCGGGCCCTGGAGCATCCCGAACCTCAGGTCCGACTCTGGACCGTCCGGTTGCTCGGGGACGAACGCCGGGTGTCACCGCCGGTGGGGGTGCGTCTCGTGGCGATGGCCGCCGGCGAACCAGACCTCGAAGGACGCAATCAGCTGGCCGCAACCGCACGACGCCTGCCCGCGCCGGTAGCCCTTGGAATGATCCGCGGCCTGTCCGCTCACGCCGCAGACAGCCGCGACAACCGCCAGCCCCTGTTGGTCTGGTGGGCGATGGAAGCGCAGTGCGGCGATCGTCCGGAGGACGTGATTCGCCTTTTCGAAGATGCCTCGTTCTGGGACCTGCCCCTGGTGTCCGAGCATCTGGTGGAACGTGTCGGGCGGCGATTTGCGTCGTCCGGCACACAGCAGGATCTCCTCCATTGCGCCCGAGTGCTGGATCAGGCGCCCTCCAAAGCACATGCCCGGCAATTCATGCGGGGTATCGAGGCCGGGTTCCGGGGCCGGCTGCTCTCCGGATTGCCCGAGGAGCTCGCGACATCCATGGACCGCCAGGGAGTCGCCTCGACCGCGCTGTCGGTGAGGCGTCACGATCCGCGCGCAATCCGTCGGGCCCTCGCGGTCGTTGCCGACGAAACCGCACCTCGCAACGAACGCCTGGAATTCCTGGGGGTCATGAGCGAAGTCCGGGTTCCCGGCGCCGTGCCCGCGCTGTTGCAAGCCTGGCGGGGCACGTACCGGGACGACGAATTCCGCCGCGCCGTGCTCGGCGCCCTCCAGCCTTACGACGATCCGGCCATTCCCGATGCGATCCTTGAGCTGTACACCGCCCTGGGACGGGACTCCCTGCCCACGGCACAGACCCTTCTGGCCAGCCGTCCCGAGTGGAGCCTCCGCCTGGCACGGGCCATCCTGCGCGAATCTTCGGGATGGCGTGGTCCCACCATCCAGGCCGGGACCATCCCCCCGGCTATCATCCACCGGATGAAGCAGTATCAGGATGCCGACCTGCAGGGACTGCTGGCCACCCTCTGGCCCAACACTGCACAACCCACGACGACCGCCATGGAGGAGGAGATCCGGACGCGGGCAGCGAGGATCCGGTCCGGAACCGGGGATCCGCACGACGGACGCACGCAGTACCGGAAACTTTGTGGGAGTTGCCACCGGCTTTTCGGCGAAGGAGGCGATGTCGGCCCGGACCTGACCACGCACGACCGGACCGATCTGGATTCACTGTTGCTGGCGATCGTCAATCCGGGCGCGGAGATCCGGGAGGGATTCGAGAACTACACGGTGGAAACCCGCGACGGGCGGGTGCTGTCCGGATTCCTCGCCGAACAGAATGATCGCATCGTCGTGGTCCGGGAACTGGACAACCGCAACATGGTGCTCTCCCGCGAGGAGATCGCATCCTTGCAACCCGCAGTCCAGTCTCTGATGCCGGAGGGACTGCTCAACGACCTCGACGACCAGCAGGTCCGGGACCTCTTCGCGTACCTTCGCAGCACACAACCGCTGGTGGGCGAAAGCCCGCGCCGGGCGTCCGGCAGGTGA
- a CDS encoding DUF21 domain-containing protein codes for MQQLLVWLGIAGCLTQSAVFSGLNLALFSLSRLRLEAAAAAGDRVARRVLELRQNANFALATILWGNVGTNVLLTLLADSVLAGVTAFLFSTVLITVAGEILPQAYFSRHALRVASLLAPVLRFYQVLLWPVAWTTGRLLDAWVGPEGVPWFREQELRQLLEHHARRQGSEIGAVEAVGAINFLALDDLPAGQEGEPLDPRSVLQVPFQNGRPVFPRIRSSPDDPFLREVAASGRKWVILTDETGEPRAVADAPKLLRAALFDPDTWDPHVHCHHPLIVRDVHQPLGRLLQRLTVEQEGPGDDVIDRDLILVWTPAERRIITGSDLLGRLLRRIARGGPVETASGVA; via the coding sequence ATGCAGCAGCTGCTGGTCTGGCTCGGGATTGCAGGGTGCCTCACTCAATCGGCGGTGTTTTCGGGGCTCAATCTGGCCTTGTTCAGTCTGAGCCGGCTGCGGCTGGAAGCCGCGGCTGCCGCGGGGGATCGCGTCGCCCGTCGCGTGCTGGAATTGCGTCAGAACGCCAATTTCGCCCTGGCCACCATCCTTTGGGGGAACGTCGGGACCAACGTCCTGTTGACCCTGCTCGCGGATTCCGTGCTGGCCGGGGTCACGGCGTTCCTGTTCTCCACCGTGTTGATCACCGTGGCCGGGGAGATCCTGCCCCAGGCGTATTTCTCCCGCCACGCGCTCCGGGTCGCCTCACTGCTGGCTCCGGTGTTGCGGTTCTATCAGGTCCTCCTGTGGCCCGTGGCATGGACGACCGGACGCCTGCTCGATGCCTGGGTCGGGCCCGAAGGCGTGCCCTGGTTTCGCGAACAGGAACTCCGCCAATTGCTGGAGCACCACGCCCGGCGTCAGGGATCCGAGATTGGCGCTGTCGAAGCCGTTGGAGCCATCAACTTTCTGGCGCTGGATGATCTGCCTGCCGGACAGGAAGGGGAACCGCTCGACCCGCGGAGCGTGCTGCAGGTGCCCTTTCAGAATGGACGTCCTGTGTTTCCCCGCATCCGGTCCTCGCCCGACGACCCGTTCCTTCGGGAGGTGGCGGCCTCGGGACGCAAGTGGGTGATCCTGACCGACGAGACCGGCGAGCCGCGCGCGGTTGCCGATGCCCCGAAGCTGCTCCGGGCCGCCCTGTTCGACCCCGATACTTGGGATCCGCACGTCCACTGCCACCATCCGCTGATCGTAAGGGATGTTCACCAACCGCTTGGACGCCTGCTGCAGCGGCTGACCGTCGAGCAGGAGGGGCCGGGTGACGATGTCATTGATCGGGACCTGATCCTGGTGTGGACCCCGGCAGAGCGGCGCATCATCACCGGCTCGGATCTCCTCGGACGCCTCCTCCGGCGCATCGCCCGCGGGGGGCCGGTCGAAACGGCGTCCGGTGTGGCGTGA
- a CDS encoding sugar phosphate isomerase/epimerase, which yields MNRPESLFPRPDAASELLLSRRNLLKSTAALTAAGLAPSVAAGAEAPAPDPRRASPRRFEVKKSINLWAFPYPDRMTLTECLQLAKDAGFEGIELNYDLDNDLSPKSGTRDFQAIRREADRIGIEISGLCSFLFWPYPLTSNDPAKRARGLELAGRIAQAAHDLGVRNVLVVPGAVHIPWRTDHEPVPNDVCDARAREAVQSLERQAAKLDVCLNIENIFFNGYLMTPMEMNAFVDPFQSEHVRVHFDTGNISMFQFPEHWIPILGPRIQNIHFKEFTRKGTDYSLETFRPLLDGTTNWPAVMEALAAITYQGYVTFEYFHPYTHYPEALIYQTSDSLDRILGRPVGRRA from the coding sequence ATGAATCGCCCCGAGTCGCTCTTTCCCCGCCCCGATGCCGCCTCCGAACTGCTGCTGTCCCGCAGGAACCTGCTGAAGTCCACAGCAGCCCTCACGGCGGCCGGCCTTGCACCATCGGTGGCCGCCGGGGCGGAGGCTCCCGCCCCGGATCCCCGACGCGCCTCTCCCCGCCGCTTCGAGGTCAAGAAGTCCATCAATCTTTGGGCCTTCCCCTACCCGGATCGGATGACGCTCACCGAGTGCCTCCAACTGGCCAAAGATGCCGGATTCGAGGGCATCGAGCTGAATTACGACCTGGACAACGACCTTTCACCCAAATCGGGCACCCGCGACTTCCAGGCCATCCGCCGCGAGGCGGACCGGATCGGCATCGAGATCAGCGGGCTCTGCTCCTTCCTCTTCTGGCCCTATCCACTCACCAGCAACGATCCGGCGAAACGCGCCCGCGGACTGGAGCTCGCCGGGCGGATTGCACAGGCGGCGCACGACCTCGGCGTGCGCAATGTGCTCGTCGTGCCCGGGGCCGTGCACATCCCCTGGCGTACCGACCACGAACCCGTGCCGAACGATGTGTGCGATGCCCGGGCCCGGGAGGCCGTCCAATCCCTCGAACGTCAGGCCGCGAAACTCGACGTGTGCCTGAACATCGAGAACATCTTCTTCAACGGCTATCTCATGACGCCGATGGAGATGAACGCCTTCGTGGACCCGTTCCAGAGCGAGCATGTCCGCGTCCATTTCGACACGGGCAACATCTCCATGTTCCAGTTCCCGGAGCACTGGATCCCAATCCTGGGTCCGCGAATCCAGAACATCCATTTCAAGGAGTTCACCAGGAAGGGTACGGACTATTCCCTCGAAACGTTCCGTCCTCTGCTGGATGGCACCACCAACTGGCCCGCGGTGATGGAGGCGCTCGCCGCCATCACCTATCAGGGGTACGTGACCTTCGAGTACTTCCATCCGTACACCCATTACCCGGAGGCCCTGATCTATCAGACCAGCGATTCCCTTGACCGGATCCTGGGACGTCCCGTCGGACGCCGGGCCTGA